The following coding sequences are from one Streptomyces sp. V3I7 window:
- a CDS encoding IS701 family transposase yields the protein MRLREVERLRGELAEFVADVFGSVPRRDQRRWGECYLRGLMLDGRRKSVQPMAERLPDGNMQALQQFVNQSPWEWSPVRRRIAERLCKVIAPDVWVVDDVSFPKCGTASVGVARQYCGALGKRANCQVAVSVHAATDTASCPLEWELFLPEEWAGDQLRRRRAGVPDEVEHASKTRLALGLLDRLAGQGLVVPVIVADAGYGRSVSFRLALEERGWSYVMAVDPKEIARPATAEPSQPAYGGLGPPTLPRYRGPARPLPDLIDAGTRFEEVTWRQGSKGAMTSRFAMLKVRPSGKEAIRTAQEQAGGRSRWDGVLPLRTLLVEQPEDASEPTGYWMSNLPASTPIADLVRWAKMRWRIEHDYRELKHGLGLDHFEGRTWRGWHHHVTLVTAAQAFLTLRRLDPKAQTPA from the coding sequence ATGAGGTTGAGGGAAGTGGAACGGCTCCGGGGTGAGTTAGCGGAGTTCGTCGCCGATGTGTTCGGGTCGGTGCCGCGGCGGGATCAACGCCGCTGGGGCGAGTGTTATCTGCGGGGTCTGATGCTGGACGGCCGCCGGAAGTCGGTCCAGCCGATGGCGGAACGGCTGCCGGACGGGAACATGCAGGCCCTGCAGCAGTTCGTGAACCAATCGCCGTGGGAGTGGTCGCCGGTGCGGCGGCGGATCGCCGAGCGGCTGTGCAAGGTGATCGCTCCCGATGTGTGGGTGGTCGACGACGTGTCGTTTCCCAAGTGCGGCACCGCGTCGGTCGGGGTGGCCCGGCAGTACTGCGGAGCGTTGGGCAAGCGGGCCAACTGCCAGGTCGCGGTCAGTGTCCACGCGGCCACCGACACCGCCTCGTGCCCGCTGGAGTGGGAGTTGTTCCTGCCCGAGGAATGGGCGGGGGACCAGCTGCGGCGCCGACGGGCCGGGGTGCCCGACGAGGTCGAGCACGCGTCCAAGACACGTCTGGCACTCGGCCTGCTGGACCGGCTCGCCGGCCAGGGGCTGGTGGTGCCGGTGATCGTGGCGGACGCAGGCTATGGCCGCAGCGTCTCCTTCCGGCTCGCGCTGGAGGAACGCGGCTGGTCCTACGTGATGGCGGTGGATCCCAAGGAGATCGCTCGGCCTGCGACGGCTGAGCCGTCTCAGCCTGCCTATGGCGGGCTGGGGCCGCCCACCCTGCCCCGTTACCGCGGGCCTGCCCGGCCCCTGCCCGACCTCATCGACGCCGGTACCCGCTTCGAGGAGGTCACATGGCGGCAGGGCAGCAAAGGCGCGATGACCTCGCGTTTCGCCATGCTGAAAGTGCGGCCGTCGGGAAAGGAAGCCATCCGCACCGCGCAGGAACAGGCTGGCGGACGCAGCCGCTGGGACGGAGTGCTGCCGCTGCGGACCCTGCTTGTCGAGCAGCCCGAAGACGCGTCGGAGCCGACCGGCTACTGGATGAGCAACCTGCCCGCCAGCACCCCGATCGCCGACCTGGTGCGGTGGGCGAAGATGCGCTGGCGGATCGAGCACGACTACCGCGAACTCAAGCATGGCCTGGGCCTGGACCACTTCGAGGGCCGCACCTGGCGCGGCTGGCACCACCACGTCACCCTCGTCACCGCAGCCCAGGCCTTCCTCACCCTCAGGCGGCTCGACCCAAAAGCCCAGACGCCGGCCTGA
- the car gene encoding carboxylic acid reductase, with amino-acid sequence MSDHQAGHDVASRIAALHANDPEFARAVPSPDVADALVRADGSLVGTIAAAMGGYADRPALARRADRIVRDPATGRATRELLPHFETLTYAEVWQRVIGLATAWSDESQGGLRAGDFVATLGFTGVDYATIDLACMYLGTVAVPLPLGHSAPRLAPVIAETRPRLLAADIGSLGTAVDAVLASDCVERLVVFDYDPRVDDHKDALRAAADKLGERAEVVPLQDQLDRGARLPAVQPYDDGDPDRLVSLIYTSGSTGTPKGAIYTASMITRMWQNCRGGLNTAAGSGTPVLVLHYMPMSHVNGRAYLINGLAAGGIGFFSARSDMSTLFDDIRLSRPTILSLVPRICDMVYQRYLLEADRLCRTGTARPDAEAAASLQVRDDMLGGRIVVALCGSAPLSEAMHTFMAEVLGTRIVDCYGSTETTRAIVVDQVVRRPPVTDYRLADVPELGYFATDKPFPRGELRVKSTGLFPGYYRQPEVTARAFDEDGFYRTGDVFAQTAPDHLVYVDRINNVVKLSQGEFVAVSGLEALYATSPYIAQIYVHGSSEQAFLLAVVVPDPEHLAGADDAAIRVRTLDSMRELAHDAGLNAYEIPHDVLVERQPFTIDNGLLSGVGKLLRPALKERYGAPLERLYADIATGRDGQIAALRAAGDVEPLAAVLTAAQITLGCPASLVRAQAAFTDLGGDSLSAHTFVAVLEQITDVEVPIQVVLQPASTLARIADHLASAHATRTERPTFATVHGRDATEVRASDLALDRFVDERLLTEGTKAPDMVHNVLLTGATGYLGRFLAVEWLRRVAETGGTLTCLARAADDAAARQRVLACLGEASADRAWFAATAERHLEVLAADVSAPRLGLDEAVWERLGADTDQIVHVAALVNHVLPYRQLFAPNVAATAELIALALSHRRKRFVYVSTVAAAMRPDGSFLDETADIRSAAATRQLNDSDANGYATSKWAGEVLLREAHERAGLPVTVFRPDMILAHSSLPGRLNRADRFTRLILSVLATGMAPRSFYRLDGHGNRRRAHYRGLPVDFTAAAITALGADAADSDGYVTYHTVNANDDGISLDTLVDWLADAGHPLARFDDHRQWHIRTEAALRGLPDHQRRLSLLPLMSAYARPAEPRPASAVPAARFTAAVDRLGVGEGRVPSLSPEFIGKYASDLRLLGLL; translated from the coding sequence ATGTCCGATCATCAGGCGGGTCACGACGTCGCGTCCAGGATCGCGGCACTGCACGCGAACGACCCCGAATTCGCCCGGGCGGTTCCGTCGCCGGACGTCGCCGACGCCCTCGTCCGCGCCGACGGGAGCCTCGTCGGCACCATCGCCGCCGCCATGGGCGGATATGCGGACCGGCCGGCGCTCGCCCGCCGGGCCGACCGCATCGTCCGCGATCCCGCCACCGGCCGGGCCACCCGTGAACTCCTGCCCCACTTCGAGACGTTGACCTACGCAGAGGTGTGGCAGCGAGTGATCGGCCTCGCCACCGCCTGGTCCGACGAGAGCCAAGGCGGCCTGCGCGCCGGTGACTTCGTCGCGACCCTGGGCTTCACCGGCGTCGACTACGCCACCATCGACCTGGCCTGCATGTACCTGGGCACGGTGGCGGTCCCGCTGCCGCTCGGCCATTCCGCGCCCCGGCTGGCGCCGGTCATCGCCGAGACCCGCCCGCGGCTCCTCGCCGCCGACATCGGCTCGCTCGGCACCGCCGTGGACGCCGTCCTCGCCTCCGACTGCGTCGAACGTCTCGTCGTCTTCGACTACGACCCCCGGGTGGACGACCACAAAGACGCCCTGAGGGCGGCCGCGGACAAACTGGGCGAGAGGGCCGAGGTGGTGCCGCTGCAGGACCAGCTGGACCGCGGGGCCCGGCTGCCCGCCGTGCAGCCGTACGACGACGGCGACCCGGACCGTCTGGTCAGCCTGATCTACACCTCCGGCAGCACCGGCACGCCCAAGGGCGCCATCTACACCGCGTCCATGATCACCCGTATGTGGCAGAACTGCCGCGGTGGCCTCAACACCGCGGCGGGCAGCGGCACTCCGGTGCTGGTCCTGCACTACATGCCGATGAGCCACGTCAACGGCCGCGCCTATCTGATCAACGGACTCGCCGCCGGCGGCATCGGCTTCTTCTCCGCCCGGAGCGACATGTCGACACTGTTCGACGACATCCGCCTGTCGCGGCCGACGATCCTCAGCCTGGTGCCGAGGATCTGCGACATGGTGTACCAGCGGTACCTGCTCGAAGCCGACCGCCTGTGCCGCACCGGCACCGCCCGCCCGGACGCCGAGGCGGCCGCGTCGCTCCAGGTCCGCGACGACATGCTCGGCGGCCGGATCGTGGTCGCGCTGTGCGGCAGCGCGCCCCTGTCGGAGGCGATGCACACCTTCATGGCCGAGGTTCTCGGCACGAGGATCGTCGACTGCTACGGCTCGACGGAGACCACCCGCGCCATCGTCGTCGACCAGGTGGTGCGCCGCCCGCCGGTCACCGACTACCGGCTGGCCGACGTCCCCGAACTCGGCTACTTCGCCACCGACAAGCCCTTCCCCCGCGGCGAGTTGCGGGTGAAGTCGACCGGACTGTTCCCCGGCTACTACCGGCAGCCCGAGGTCACCGCCCGCGCCTTCGACGAGGACGGTTTCTACCGCACGGGCGACGTCTTCGCCCAGACCGCGCCCGACCACCTGGTCTACGTCGACCGGATCAACAACGTCGTCAAGCTCTCCCAGGGGGAGTTCGTCGCCGTGTCCGGCCTCGAGGCGCTGTACGCGACCAGCCCGTACATCGCCCAGATCTACGTGCACGGCAGCAGCGAGCAGGCCTTCCTGCTCGCGGTGGTCGTCCCCGACCCGGAGCACCTGGCCGGGGCCGACGACGCCGCGATACGCGTGAGGACCCTGGACTCGATGCGCGAACTCGCCCACGACGCGGGCCTCAACGCGTACGAGATCCCGCACGACGTCCTCGTCGAACGGCAGCCGTTCACCATCGACAACGGACTGCTCTCGGGCGTCGGCAAGCTGCTGCGCCCCGCCCTGAAGGAACGCTACGGCGCCCCGCTGGAGCGGCTGTACGCGGACATCGCCACCGGCAGAGACGGCCAGATCGCGGCGCTGCGGGCCGCAGGGGACGTAGAACCGCTGGCGGCAGTCCTCACCGCGGCCCAGATCACCCTGGGCTGCCCCGCCTCGCTGGTCCGGGCTCAGGCCGCCTTCACGGATCTGGGCGGTGACTCCCTGTCGGCGCACACCTTCGTGGCCGTTCTCGAGCAGATCACCGACGTGGAGGTGCCCATCCAGGTCGTCCTCCAGCCGGCCTCGACGCTGGCCCGGATCGCGGACCACCTCGCCTCGGCGCACGCGACCCGGACCGAACGCCCCACGTTCGCCACGGTGCACGGCCGTGACGCGACGGAGGTGCGGGCGAGCGACCTGGCCCTGGACCGTTTCGTCGACGAACGGCTTCTGACCGAGGGGACGAAGGCACCCGACATGGTCCACAACGTCCTGCTCACCGGGGCCACCGGGTACCTCGGCCGGTTCCTGGCCGTCGAATGGCTCCGCCGGGTCGCCGAGACCGGCGGCACGCTCACCTGTCTCGCCCGCGCCGCCGACGACGCGGCCGCCCGGCAGCGTGTCCTCGCGTGCCTGGGTGAGGCGTCGGCGGACAGGGCCTGGTTCGCCGCGACCGCGGAAAGGCATCTCGAGGTGCTGGCCGCGGACGTCTCGGCGCCCCGGCTCGGCCTTGACGAGGCGGTCTGGGAGCGGCTGGGCGCCGACACCGACCAGATCGTGCACGTGGCGGCCCTGGTCAACCACGTCCTTCCGTACCGCCAGTTGTTCGCCCCCAACGTGGCCGCGACCGCCGAGCTGATCGCGCTGGCGCTCTCCCACCGCAGGAAGCGGTTCGTCTACGTGTCGACGGTGGCCGCCGCGATGCGGCCCGACGGATCGTTCCTCGACGAAACGGCCGACATCCGTTCCGCCGCGGCGACCCGGCAGCTGAACGACTCCGACGCGAACGGCTACGCCACCAGCAAGTGGGCCGGCGAGGTCCTGCTGCGGGAGGCGCACGAGCGGGCGGGCCTGCCGGTCACCGTGTTCCGGCCCGACATGATCCTGGCCCACAGCAGCCTGCCCGGGCGGCTGAACCGGGCCGACCGGTTCACCCGGCTGATCCTCAGCGTCCTGGCGACCGGCATGGCGCCGCGCTCCTTCTACCGGCTCGACGGGCACGGCAACCGCAGGCGGGCCCACTACCGGGGCCTGCCGGTCGACTTCACCGCCGCGGCGATCACCGCACTCGGCGCTGACGCCGCGGACAGCGACGGGTACGTCACGTACCACACCGTCAACGCGAACGACGACGGCATCTCGCTGGACACCCTCGTGGACTGGCTCGCCGACGCGGGGCATCCCCTCGCCCGGTTCGACGACCACCGGCAGTGGCACATCCGCACCGAGGCGGCCCTGCGCGGCCTGCCGGACCACCAACGCCGCCTGTCTCTCCTGCCGTTGATGAGCGCCTACGCCCGCCCCGCCGAGCCCCGCCCGGCCTCGGCGGTGCCGGCGGCACGGTTCACCGCGGCGGTGGACCGACTCGGCGTGGGGGAGGGCCGGGTGCCGTCGCTCTCACCGGAGTTCATCGGCAAGTACGCCTCGGACCTGCGGCTGCTGGGACTTCTCTAG
- a CDS encoding MFS transporter has protein sequence MTESTRLDNRAPDVGESALRPGRVLAVACLAHGMIVVDTSIVHVAIPSIRADLDASLPTMQFVVTSYVVVIASLLLAGAAAVGRYGAVRMFRLGVVLFGVTSVLCGLAPDGAVLVAMRASQGLGAVLLMPAVLVMLTDTYQDQAKRAKAMSIWSMCAGSPVAFGPTLGGALVETVGWRSIFWINVPVVLLVLWLSARHMPRGEQAAAKEPQDVPGQLLSIVFLGSLALALAEGQDLGWTRPLPVAAAAVAVIAFAAFVIRQRTYAYPLIPGDLFRAPGFRGFVTVGLLLFVAYNGLMFTLSVFLQQVRGYDPVTTGLCFLSSALPITFMPLVAGRFDAKFGARKVLGAGIALSLAGGLLLVAVGSRAPLGTCLGLVFVGIGFGLATVPQITLVMAAAPAHRSAIAGGLMSAGRSTGSLIGVALLAGLQSGNGIAAPAFVVLVVYVLMALAAFTGGRGLPADAAK, from the coding sequence ATGACCGAATCGACCCGTCTCGACAACCGCGCGCCGGACGTGGGCGAATCGGCCCTCAGGCCCGGCCGCGTCCTCGCGGTGGCCTGCCTGGCACACGGGATGATCGTCGTCGACACCAGCATCGTCCACGTGGCGATCCCGTCCATACGCGCCGACCTGGACGCGAGCCTGCCGACGATGCAGTTCGTCGTCACCTCGTACGTGGTCGTCATCGCCAGCCTGCTGCTTGCCGGTGCCGCGGCGGTCGGACGGTACGGCGCGGTGCGGATGTTCCGCCTCGGCGTCGTCCTGTTCGGCGTGACGTCCGTGCTGTGCGGCCTGGCTCCCGACGGAGCCGTGCTCGTCGCCATGCGCGCCTCGCAGGGGCTGGGAGCGGTGCTGCTCATGCCCGCCGTGCTGGTGATGCTCACCGACACCTACCAGGACCAGGCCAAGCGGGCCAAGGCCATGTCCATCTGGTCGATGTGCGCGGGCAGTCCGGTCGCCTTCGGCCCCACGCTCGGCGGCGCCCTGGTCGAGACGGTGGGCTGGCGGAGCATCTTCTGGATCAACGTACCCGTCGTGCTGCTCGTCCTGTGGCTGTCGGCGCGGCACATGCCCCGGGGCGAACAGGCCGCGGCCAAGGAGCCCCAGGACGTGCCGGGCCAGCTGCTGTCCATCGTCTTCCTCGGCTCCCTGGCACTGGCTCTCGCCGAGGGCCAGGACCTGGGATGGACCCGTCCGCTGCCGGTGGCGGCCGCGGCGGTGGCCGTGATCGCGTTCGCCGCCTTCGTGATCCGGCAGCGGACGTACGCCTACCCCCTCATACCGGGCGACCTGTTCCGGGCCCCCGGGTTCCGGGGCTTCGTCACCGTGGGCCTGCTGCTCTTCGTCGCGTACAACGGGCTGATGTTCACGCTCAGCGTGTTCCTCCAGCAGGTGCGCGGCTACGACCCGGTCACCACCGGGCTGTGCTTCCTGTCCTCCGCGCTGCCGATCACCTTCATGCCCCTGGTCGCCGGGCGCTTCGACGCCAAGTTCGGTGCCCGGAAGGTGCTGGGCGCCGGCATCGCGCTGTCCCTGGCCGGCGGGCTGCTGCTGGTCGCGGTGGGCAGTCGGGCCCCGCTCGGTACGTGCCTCGGCCTGGTGTTCGTCGGCATCGGCTTCGGTCTGGCGACGGTGCCGCAGATCACCCTGGTCATGGCGGCGGCCCCGGCGCACCGCTCGGCCATCGCCGGCGGGCTGATGTCGGCGGGCCGGTCGACGGGGTCTCTGATCGGCGTCGCCCTGCTCGCCGGGCTGCAGTCCGGAAACGGCATCGCCGCCCCGGCGTTCGTCGTCCTCGTCGTCTACGTGCTGATGGCGCTGGCCGCCTTCACCGGTGGCCGGGGGCTGCCCGCCGACGCCGCCAAGTGA